One genomic window of Streptomyces sp. NBC_01498 includes the following:
- a CDS encoding lasso peptide biosynthesis B2 protein → MADLPYPLTCPRHVRAVDFGHVLVLVDYRTGAVRCLLPAASLSWRTAARTGRLDQMEPALARRLVTLGLLVPSDALTPWADPVKGEVPQASWGSAEHSAGIVCPARTAPTPTVGAAACLSAVFVAGRFGGMRSVVGLLRRAASTCERPATPEQALAAVQAVRRAGWYSPGRTACLEESAAALLLLAARRRAVRWCHGVAPDPVRLHAWVQTVDGAHVAEPLATRDCTILLTVGGPSSVPSLIRSCG, encoded by the coding sequence GTGGCTGATCTGCCTTACCCCCTCACCTGCCCCCGCCACGTCCGCGCGGTGGACTTCGGACACGTCCTGGTCCTCGTCGACTACCGCACCGGTGCCGTGCGATGTCTGCTCCCCGCCGCTTCGCTGTCCTGGCGGACGGCCGCACGCACCGGACGGCTCGACCAGATGGAGCCCGCTCTCGCCCGCCGTCTCGTCACCCTGGGCCTGCTCGTCCCGAGCGACGCCCTCACGCCCTGGGCGGATCCGGTCAAAGGTGAGGTTCCACAGGCCAGTTGGGGAAGCGCGGAGCACTCGGCGGGAATCGTGTGCCCGGCTCGTACGGCTCCCACGCCGACGGTCGGCGCGGCAGCCTGTCTGTCCGCCGTCTTCGTGGCAGGGCGCTTCGGCGGCATGCGCTCAGTTGTCGGCCTGCTGCGGAGAGCCGCGTCAACCTGCGAACGCCCAGCCACCCCCGAGCAGGCCCTCGCCGCGGTCCAGGCCGTCCGGCGCGCGGGCTGGTACTCCCCGGGGCGTACGGCCTGCCTGGAGGAGTCTGCGGCGGCCCTGCTTCTCCTTGCCGCCCGGCGCCGTGCCGTCCGATGGTGCCATGGTGTCGCGCCCGACCCCGTACGCCTTCACGCCTGGGTGCAGACTGTGGACGGCGCCCATGTCGCCGAACCGCTCGCGACACGCGACTGCACGATCCTGCTCACCGTCGGAGGCCCGTCATCAGTGCCGTCCCTGATCCGATCCTGTGGCTGA
- a CDS encoding GNAT family N-acetyltransferase: MAHQLRGENIRFTIYDTGADRPVPAGVAGLLPDHAVRTAEFVVMLAPEARGRGLGTAATRLSLDYAFHVTNLRMVWLKVLAPNLPAVRAYEKAGFRVAGTLRQAGYWLGQVWDEVLMDAVAGEYPGPSAVARAVRF, from the coding sequence ATGGCGCACCAACTGCGCGGCGAGAACATCCGGTTCACCATCTACGACACGGGTGCCGATCGGCCCGTACCCGCCGGTGTCGCCGGCCTGCTGCCGGATCACGCCGTGCGCACCGCCGAGTTCGTCGTCATGCTCGCCCCGGAGGCGAGGGGGCGCGGGCTCGGGACGGCGGCCACGCGGCTGAGCCTCGACTACGCCTTCCATGTCACCAACCTGCGGATGGTCTGGCTCAAGGTCCTGGCGCCGAATCTGCCGGCCGTCCGCGCGTACGAGAAGGCGGGTTTCCGGGTGGCCGGGACGCTCCGGCAGGCCGGGTACTGGCTGGGGCAGGTCTGGGACGAGGTGCTGATGGACGCCGTCGCCGGGGAGTACCCGGGGCCGTCCGCCGTCGCCCGCGCGGTCCGGTTCTGA
- a CDS encoding glutamine synthetase family protein has protein sequence MSDDPSPYESPYQRLRAEAAAGKIEEVIVAVPDLQGRLQGSRLSVPYFLDEIAGGAGGFGACVYLLASDVEMDTGPGYAIDAWKTGFGDFLLRPDPATLRTRLPWDEGTALILADAHWPGPDGASPGSPVAVAPRHILRTQLDRLAERGLTALAGTELEFLVFLDTYRAARETRYENLTTATAHNVDYALQGLTDIEPVVRRIRREMGRAGLAMETARGECHPGQYEIVFRYAEAMTTCDNHVFFKNGAKQIAAQEGVSLTFMPKYDAGEGNSCHLHLSLRATDGTPVLADPSAEDGMSALMRHFVAGQLACLPDLTLLMAPNINSYKRLQPGAFAPTGIAWGRDNRTCPIRVVGTGPSLRLEHRVPGGDANPYLALAAAIAAGLHGIDHALELPPPHTDNALTDPSVPRLPRTLTEALHLWETSATAATLFGPEVLTHYAAAARAELAAFESSVTDWERVRGFERL, from the coding sequence ATGAGCGACGACCCCTCGCCGTACGAGTCGCCCTACCAGCGGCTGCGCGCGGAGGCCGCCGCCGGAAAGATCGAGGAGGTGATCGTCGCCGTCCCCGACCTCCAGGGACGCCTCCAGGGCAGCCGGCTCTCCGTGCCGTACTTCCTGGACGAGATCGCCGGCGGCGCCGGCGGCTTCGGCGCGTGCGTCTATCTCCTCGCGTCGGACGTCGAGATGGACACCGGCCCCGGCTACGCCATCGACGCCTGGAAGACCGGCTTCGGCGACTTCCTGCTCCGCCCGGACCCCGCCACCCTGCGCACCCGCCTCCCCTGGGACGAGGGCACGGCGCTGATCCTCGCCGACGCGCACTGGCCGGGCCCGGACGGAGCGTCACCCGGCTCCCCGGTCGCGGTCGCCCCCCGCCACATCCTGCGCACCCAGCTCGACCGCCTCGCCGAACGCGGACTGACCGCGCTCGCCGGAACGGAACTCGAATTCCTCGTCTTCCTCGACACCTACCGCGCCGCCCGCGAGACCCGCTACGAGAACCTGACGACGGCCACCGCGCACAACGTCGACTACGCCCTCCAGGGCCTGACCGACATCGAACCCGTCGTCCGCCGCATCCGCCGCGAGATGGGCCGGGCGGGGCTCGCGATGGAGACCGCGCGCGGAGAGTGCCACCCGGGGCAGTACGAGATCGTCTTCCGTTACGCGGAAGCCATGACGACCTGCGACAACCACGTCTTCTTCAAGAACGGTGCCAAGCAGATCGCCGCCCAGGAGGGCGTGTCGCTGACCTTCATGCCGAAGTACGACGCGGGCGAGGGCAACTCCTGCCACCTCCACCTCTCCCTGCGCGCCACGGACGGCACCCCCGTCCTCGCGGACCCCTCCGCCGAGGACGGCATGTCGGCCCTGATGCGCCACTTCGTGGCCGGCCAGCTCGCCTGCCTGCCGGACCTCACCCTGCTGATGGCCCCGAACATCAACTCGTACAAACGCCTCCAGCCGGGCGCGTTCGCCCCGACGGGCATCGCCTGGGGCCGCGACAACCGCACCTGCCCGATCCGCGTGGTGGGCACCGGCCCCTCCCTGCGCCTCGAACACCGCGTCCCCGGCGGCGACGCCAACCCCTACCTCGCCCTCGCGGCGGCCATCGCGGCGGGCCTCCACGGCATCGACCACGCCCTCGAACTCCCGCCCCCACACACCGACAACGCCCTGACGGACCCCTCGGTCCCCCGCCTCCCCCGCACCCTCACGGAGGCCCTGCACCTGTGGGAGACGAGCGCCACGGCGGCGACGCTGTTCGGCCCCGAGGTGCTCACCCACTACGCGGCGGCGGCCCGCGCGGAACTCGCCGCCTTCGAATCCTCGGTGACGGACTGGGAACGCGTCCGCGGCTTCGAACGCCTCTGA
- a CDS encoding IucA/IucC family protein yields MNHPERDAWAQAGRRLLVKAVEEFAYEELLVPVPATVPVPETVPVPETVPVPDPEPSAPAPAPPTDPVSGSPGPYRLDLGGGVHWTLRARRGTFGTWRVEPGSLRRHPALPDGQEPGPERLLLDARGVLGWDGPTTAEVLRELTATRRADAGAIGRALPAAALADLGHLELEAYQDGHPCMLLNKGRLGFSASDTAAYAPESAPAVRLLWAAVHNGLAVYAGVPGLDAESLLAEELDPATRERFAAVLAAMCARTGLAAGEFVWLPVHPFHWDEAVATLFAPSVAEGRIVLLGPSDDRYRPLQSIRTLANLDRPHRRNVKVPLLIRNTLVWRGLSTRPTEAAPEVSAWLHAVRDADPYLRDELRVHPLGEVAAVAVGHPLYESVEDAPYRYHELLGAVWREPVTALLDTAAGERARTMAALLKTGSDGRALTAELVARSGLAPAAWLERFFAALLPGLLHYLYRYGVAFCPHGENTVVLFGRDEIPFGIALKDFAEDVNLLPGDRPEYADLPERADRVLLRWPAHELAHSLLSAVFAGHFRFFAPLCADQLGVPEPQFWALVRAEIERYHTRFPELADRFASYGLLAPTFDRVALNREQLLGGGFHDRAERDEGFDVVHGTVPNPLATPPSDTADRSGTADRTGTEDRT; encoded by the coding sequence ATGAACCACCCCGAGCGGGACGCCTGGGCACAGGCCGGGCGGCGGCTGCTGGTCAAGGCCGTGGAGGAGTTCGCGTACGAGGAGCTGCTGGTCCCCGTACCGGCGACGGTGCCCGTACCGGAGACGGTCCCCGTACCGGAGACGGTGCCGGTTCCGGATCCGGAGCCCTCGGCGCCCGCGCCCGCACCGCCGACCGATCCCGTGTCCGGCTCCCCCGGCCCGTACCGGCTCGATCTCGGCGGCGGCGTCCACTGGACCCTGCGCGCCCGCCGGGGCACCTTCGGCACCTGGCGTGTCGAGCCCGGCAGCCTGCGCCGCCACCCCGCCCTCCCGGACGGCCAGGAGCCGGGCCCCGAGCGCCTGTTGCTCGACGCGCGCGGGGTGCTCGGCTGGGACGGCCCCACCACCGCCGAGGTGCTGCGCGAACTGACCGCCACCCGGCGGGCCGACGCCGGGGCCATCGGCCGGGCGCTGCCCGCCGCCGCGCTGGCCGACCTCGGGCATCTGGAACTGGAGGCGTACCAGGACGGGCATCCCTGCATGCTCCTCAACAAGGGCCGGCTCGGTTTCTCCGCCTCCGACACCGCCGCGTACGCGCCCGAATCGGCGCCCGCCGTAAGGCTGTTGTGGGCGGCCGTGCACAACGGGCTCGCCGTGTACGCGGGTGTCCCCGGCCTCGACGCGGAGTCCCTGCTGGCCGAGGAGCTGGACCCGGCCACGCGGGAACGTTTCGCCGCCGTGCTCGCCGCCATGTGCGCCCGAACCGGCCTGGCGGCCGGGGAGTTCGTCTGGCTGCCGGTGCACCCGTTCCACTGGGACGAGGCCGTCGCCACCCTCTTCGCGCCGAGTGTCGCCGAGGGCCGCATCGTCCTGCTCGGCCCGAGCGACGACCGCTACCGGCCCCTCCAGTCGATCCGCACCCTCGCCAACCTCGACCGGCCGCACCGCCGCAATGTGAAGGTCCCGCTCCTCATCCGCAACACCCTTGTCTGGCGCGGGCTTTCGACCCGCCCCACCGAGGCCGCGCCCGAGGTGAGCGCCTGGCTGCACGCGGTCCGGGACGCCGACCCGTATCTCCGCGACGAGTTGCGCGTCCACCCGCTCGGCGAGGTGGCGGCCGTCGCCGTGGGCCACCCGCTGTACGAGTCGGTCGAGGACGCCCCGTACCGCTACCACGAACTGCTCGGCGCGGTCTGGCGCGAGCCGGTGACCGCGCTGCTCGACACGGCGGCGGGTGAACGCGCCCGCACCATGGCCGCGTTGCTCAAGACCGGGTCCGACGGGCGGGCGCTCACCGCCGAACTGGTGGCCCGCTCGGGACTCGCCCCGGCAGCCTGGCTGGAACGATTCTTCGCGGCGCTGCTGCCGGGTCTGCTGCACTACCTCTACCGCTACGGCGTCGCCTTCTGCCCGCACGGCGAGAACACCGTCGTCCTCTTCGGCCGCGACGAGATCCCGTTCGGCATCGCGCTCAAGGACTTCGCGGAGGACGTGAATCTGCTGCCGGGCGACCGGCCCGAGTACGCGGATCTCCCCGAGCGCGCCGACCGGGTGCTGCTGCGCTGGCCGGCGCACGAACTGGCGCACTCGCTGCTGAGTGCGGTCTTCGCCGGGCACTTCCGGTTCTTCGCCCCGCTGTGCGCCGACCAACTCGGCGTCCCCGAGCCCCAGTTCTGGGCCCTCGTACGCGCCGAGATCGAGCGCTACCACACCCGCTTCCCCGAACTGGCCGACCGCTTCGCGTCGTACGGGCTCCTCGCCCCCACCTTCGACCGCGTCGCGCTCAACCGCGAACAGCTCCTGGGCGGCGGCTTCCACGACCGGGCGGAGCGGGACGAGGGCTTCGACGTGGTGCACGGCACGGTCCCGAACCCGCTGGCCACGCCCCCCTCCGACACAGCGGACCGATCGGGCACGGCGGACCGGACAGGAACAGAGGACCGGACATGA